Proteins co-encoded in one Populus trichocarpa isolate Nisqually-1 chromosome 10, P.trichocarpa_v4.1, whole genome shotgun sequence genomic window:
- the LOC7497982 gene encoding pentatricopeptide repeat-containing protein At5g19020, mitochondrial — MTQSFKLRSLLRSLISSPPPSPTLTSLKWVSTKTSPASLLQSQQYLLHHIQHLLSLKAHQKNFNYERSLISALKSCATTHLAISQGRGQQIYCLVFKSGLDSNTFIRNSLINMYSKCGFFGLAKSLFDSCPKLDPVSCNIMISGYVKSGNLDDARKLFEVMPQKGCVSYTTMIMGFVKNDFWGEAIKVYKEMRSVGVVPNEVTMASVISACCRVGRIWDCRMLHGLVIKMMFDGFVLVSTNLLNMYCASSSLGEARALFDEMQEKNVVSWNVMLNGYSKAGFANLAKEVFEMIPDKDIVSWGTIIDGYVRVERLREALMMYRLMVSTGLGPSEVTMIDLISACGRAMAIVEGQQLHCVVVKTSFDCYDFVQATVIHFYSACGRINEACFQLEFGIKDHVASRNALIAGFIRNRIIDQARELFNEMPERDVFSWSTMISGYTQSDQPGMALELFHRMVTSGIRPNEVTMVSVFSAIAALGTLKEGRWAHEYVHYNSIPLNDNLSASIIDMYAKCGSINTALEVFYQIRDKASTVSPWNTIICGLATHGHAKLSLEIYSDLQRRHIKLSAITFIGVLSACCHAGLVGLGKSYFKSMKSKYNIDPDIRHYGCMVDLLGKAGRLEEVEELIRSMPMKADVVIWGMLLSACKTHRNITIGERAAENLAKLDPSHGPSRILLSNLYADVGRWEDAFLVRRVMQSHRMHRLPGYSGVV; from the coding sequence ATGACCCAATCTTTCAAGCTCAGATCTCTTCTTCGCTCTCTCATTtcctctcctcctccttctccaaCACTCACTTCTCTCAAATGGGTCTCCACAAAAACCTCCCCAGCCTCACTTCTTCAATCACAACAATACCTTCTTCACCATATCCAACATCTCCTCTCTCTCAAAGCACACCAGAAAAACTTCAATTACGAGCGCTCTTTAATCTCAGCTTTAAAGTCCTGCGCAACAACCCATTTGGCTATCTCTCAAGGCCGAGGCCAACAAATCTATTGCCTTGTTTTCAAATCAGGCCTTGATTCAAACACTTTCATACGAAATAGCTTGATTAACATGTATTCCAAATGTGGATTTTTCGGTCTTGCAAAATCATTGTTTGATTCGTGTCCTAAGTTGGACCCTGTGTCATGTAATATAATGATTTCTGGGTATGTAAAATCTGGAAATTTAGATGACGCACGCAAGTTGTTTGAAGTAATGCCTCAAAAAGGTTGTGTTTCATATACTACGATGATAATGGGCtttgttaaaaatgatttttgggGTGAGGCAATTAAGGTTTATAAGGAAATGAGAAGTGTGGGTGTGGTACCTAATGAGGTGACTATGGCAAGTGTTATATCGGCTTGTTGTCGTGTGGGTAGGATTTGGGATTGTAGAATGCTTCACGGATTAGTTATCAAGATGATGTTTGACGGGTTCGTTCTTGTTTCAACAAATTTGTTAAACATGTACTGTGCTTCTTCGAGTTTAGGCGAAGCGAGAGCTTTGTTTGATGAGATGCAAGAGAAGAATGTAGTTTCGTGGAATGTGATGTTAAATGGGTATTCCAAGGCAGGGTTTGCCAATTTGGCTAAGGAAGTGTTTGAGATGATTCCAGATAAAGATATTGTTTCATGGGGCACAATCATTGATGGTTACGTTCGAGTAGAAAGGTTAAGAGAAGCGCTCATGATGTATCGTTTGATGGTCTCTACAGGGTTGGGACCTAGTGAAGTAACGatgattgatttaatttctgCATGTGGGAGAGCAATGGCAATTGTTGAGGGTCAGCAATTGCACTGCGTTGTTGTGAAGACAAGTTTTGACTGTTATGACTTTGTGCAGGCGACAGTTATCCATTTTTACTCAGCTTGTGGCAGGATTAATGAGGCTTGTTTTCAATTAGAGTTCGGCATTAAGGACCATGTTGCTTCTCGAAATGCTCTCATAGCAGGATTTATACGAAATAGAATAATTGATCAGGCAAGGGAATTATTTAATGAGATGCCTGAGAGAGATGTCTTTTCATGGAGTACGATGATTTCTGGTTATACACAAAGTGACCAGCCTGGCATGGCTTTGGAGCTGTTTCATAGGATGGTAACTAGTGGAATCCGACCAAATGAAGTGACAATGGTTAGTGTTTTCTCAGCAATTGCTGCTTTAGGCACATTGAAAGAAGGGAGATGGGCCCATGAATATGTGCATTATAACTCCATCCCTCTAAATGACAACTTAAGTGCTTCAATCATCGACATGTATGCCAAATGTGGTAGCATCAATACTGCCTTAGAAGTGTTCTATCAAATTCGAGATAAGGCATCTACTGTCTCGCCGTGGAACACCATAATATGTGGGCTGGCCACCCATGGACATGCAAAATTGTCTCTTGAAATATATTCAGACTTGCAAAGGCGCCATATTAAGCTCAGTGCAATCACTTTCATTGGAGTTCTTAGTGCGTGTTGCCATGCTGGGTTGGTGGGGCTAGGGAAGAGCTATTTTAAGAGCATGAAGTCCAAATACAATATAGATCCTGATATCAGGCATTATGGTTGTATGGTTGATCTCTTGGGCAAAGCTGGGCGACTTGAGGAAGTCGAGGAACTGATTCGAAGCATGCCTATGAAGGCTGATGTTGTTATTTGGGGCATGTTGTTGTCAGCATGTAAAACACATCGTAACATAACTATAGGAGAAAGGGCTGCAGAAAATTTGGCCAAGTTGGATCCATCTCATGGGCCAAGTAGAATCCTTTTATCCAACTTATATGCAGATGTGGGGAGGTGGGAGGACGCTTTTTTGGTGAGGAGAGTTATGCAAAGCCATAGAATGCATAGATTGCCGGGATATAGTGGTGTTGTGTGA
- the LOC7475929 gene encoding mitogen-activated protein kinase 15 isoform X1: MQPDQRKKSSVDIDFFTEYGEGSRYKIEEVIGKGSYGVVCSAYDTHIGEKVAIKKINDIFEHVSDATRILREIKLLRLLRHPDIVEIKHILLPPSRREFKDIYVVFELMESDLHQVIKANDDLTPEHYQFFLYQLLRGLKYIHTANVFHRDLKPKNILANADCKLKICDFGLARVAFNDTPTAIFWTDYVATRWYRAPELCGSFFSKYTPAIDIWSIGCIFAELLTGKPLFPGKNVVHQLDLMTDLLGTPSPEAIARVRNEKARRYLSSMRKKKPIPFSQKFPNADPLALRLLERMLAFEPKDRPTAEEALADPYFKGLAKVEREPTAQPVTKMEFEFERRRITKEDVRELIYREILEYHPKMLKEFLDGSEPTGFMYPSAVDHFKKQFAYLEEHYGNGAPVAPPERQHASLPRPCVLYSDNTIQKSAEVTNDLSKCSIKEIEKPHVDRSDGMPMTRLPLQVPQSIQAGAARSGKVASSVLRYNNCGAAAAENLDQQRMVRNPAISTQYATANCSYPRRNPACKNERGEDEGVEGPNGLQPKPQYMARKVAAAQGGPGNHWY, translated from the exons ATGCAGCCCGATCAGCGCAAAAAG TCATCCGTGGATATAGACTTTTTCACAGAATATGGTGAGGGGAGCAGGTACAAAATAGAGGAAGTGATCGGCAAAGGAAGCTATGGTGTTGTGTGCTCTGCATATGATACGCATATTGGAGAAAAAGTTGCaatcaagaaaatcaatgaCATCTTTGAGCATGTCTCTGATGCCACCCGCATCCTTCGAGAAATTAAACTTCTTAGACTCCTGCGCCATCCAGATATTGTGGAGATCAAGCACATTTTGTTGCCTCCTTCCAGAAGGGAATTTAAGGACATATATGTTGTTTTTGAACTAATGGAATCTGATTTACACCAAGTTATCAAAGCAAATGATGATTTAACTCCAGAGCATTATCAGTTTTTCCTTTATCAGCTTCTTAGAGGCCTCAAATACATACACACAG CCAATGTCTTTCACCGGGATCTGAAACCCAAAAATATCTTAGCAAATGCCGACTGCAAGCTCAAGATCTGTGACTTTGGTCTCGCAAGAGTAGCCTTTAATGATACCCCAACTGCCATTTTCTGGACA GATTATGTTGCAACAAGATGGTACAGAGCTCCGGAATTGTGTGGATCATTTTTCTCAAAG tataCGCCAGCAATAGACATATGGAGCATTGGATGCATATTTGCTGAACTATTGACAGGAAAACCTCTTTTCCCTGGGAAGAATGTAGTCCATCAATTGGATCTGATGACTGATCTCTTGGGAACGCCCTCGCCTGAGGCCATTGCAAGG GTACGCAATGAGAAAGCTCGAAGATATCTGAGCAGCATGAGAAAGAAGAAGCCCATTCCATTCTCCCAAAAGTTCCCTAATGCTGACCCACTTGCACTTCGTTTGTTAGAAAGAATGTTGGCATTTGAACCAAAAGATCGACCTACTGCTGAAGAG GCTCTCGCAGATCCATATTTTAAGGGCTTGGCCAAGGTTGAGAGAGAGCCTACTGCTCAACCAGTTACCAAGATGgaatttgaatttgagagaCGAAGGATAACTAAAGAAGATGTGCGAGAGCTTATATACCGAGAAATTCTTGAGTATCATCCTAAAATGTTGAAAGAGTTTTTAGATGGTTCAGAGCCAACTGGGTTCATGTATCCAAG TGCTGTTGACCATTTCAAGAAGCAATTTGCTTACCTTGAGGAGCACTATGGAAATGGTGCTCCTGTTGCTCCACCCGAGAGGCAGCATGCATCATTGCCCAG GCCATGTGTATTATATTCAGATAATACAATACAGAAGTCAGCAGAAGTCACCAATGATCTCTCCAAGTGTTCTATCAAAGAAATTGAGAAGCCACATGTAGACAGGAGTGATGGGATGCCAATGACAAGGCTTCCTCTTCAAGTTCCACAAAGTATTCAAG CAGGTGCTGCAAGATCTGGGAAAGTTGCAAGTTCAGTGCTGCGTTACAATAATTGtggagcagcagcagcagagaaTCTTGACCAGCAAAGGATGGTCAGGAATCCAGCTATTTCAACTCAATACGCCACTGCAAACTGTTCATATCCAAGAAGAAACCCAGCCTGTAAAAATGAGAGGGGAGAAGATGAGGGGGTTGAAGGTCCCAATGGATTGCAGCCGAAGCCACAGTATATGGCAAGGAAAGTTGCTGCTGCCCAAGGTGGACCTGGAAATCACTGGTACTAA
- the LOC7475929 gene encoding mitogen-activated protein kinase 15 isoform X2 encodes MQPDQRKKSSVDIDFFTEYGEGSRYKIEEVIGKGSYGVVCSAYDTHIGEKVAIKKINDIFEHVSDATRILREIKLLRLLRHPDIVEIKHILLPPSRREFKDIYVVFELMESDLHQVIKANDDLTPEHYQFFLYQLLRGLKYIHTANVFHRDLKPKNILANADCKLKICDFGLARVAFNDTPTAIFWTDYVATRWYRAPELCGSFFSKYTPAIDIWSIGCIFAELLTGKPLFPGKNVVHQLDLMTDLLGTPSPEAIARVRNEKARRYLSSMRKKKPIPFSQKFPNADPLALRLLERMLAFEPKDRPTAEEALADPYFKGLAKVEREPTAQPVTKMEFEFERRRITKEDVRELIYREILEYHPKMLKEFLDGSEPTGFMYPSAVDHFKKQFAYLEEHYGNGAPVAPPERQHASLPRPCVLYSDNTIQKSAEVTNDLSKCSIKEIEKPHVDRSDGMPMTRLPLQVPQSIQGAARSGKVASSVLRYNNCGAAAAENLDQQRMVRNPAISTQYATANCSYPRRNPACKNERGEDEGVEGPNGLQPKPQYMARKVAAAQGGPGNHWY; translated from the exons ATGCAGCCCGATCAGCGCAAAAAG TCATCCGTGGATATAGACTTTTTCACAGAATATGGTGAGGGGAGCAGGTACAAAATAGAGGAAGTGATCGGCAAAGGAAGCTATGGTGTTGTGTGCTCTGCATATGATACGCATATTGGAGAAAAAGTTGCaatcaagaaaatcaatgaCATCTTTGAGCATGTCTCTGATGCCACCCGCATCCTTCGAGAAATTAAACTTCTTAGACTCCTGCGCCATCCAGATATTGTGGAGATCAAGCACATTTTGTTGCCTCCTTCCAGAAGGGAATTTAAGGACATATATGTTGTTTTTGAACTAATGGAATCTGATTTACACCAAGTTATCAAAGCAAATGATGATTTAACTCCAGAGCATTATCAGTTTTTCCTTTATCAGCTTCTTAGAGGCCTCAAATACATACACACAG CCAATGTCTTTCACCGGGATCTGAAACCCAAAAATATCTTAGCAAATGCCGACTGCAAGCTCAAGATCTGTGACTTTGGTCTCGCAAGAGTAGCCTTTAATGATACCCCAACTGCCATTTTCTGGACA GATTATGTTGCAACAAGATGGTACAGAGCTCCGGAATTGTGTGGATCATTTTTCTCAAAG tataCGCCAGCAATAGACATATGGAGCATTGGATGCATATTTGCTGAACTATTGACAGGAAAACCTCTTTTCCCTGGGAAGAATGTAGTCCATCAATTGGATCTGATGACTGATCTCTTGGGAACGCCCTCGCCTGAGGCCATTGCAAGG GTACGCAATGAGAAAGCTCGAAGATATCTGAGCAGCATGAGAAAGAAGAAGCCCATTCCATTCTCCCAAAAGTTCCCTAATGCTGACCCACTTGCACTTCGTTTGTTAGAAAGAATGTTGGCATTTGAACCAAAAGATCGACCTACTGCTGAAGAG GCTCTCGCAGATCCATATTTTAAGGGCTTGGCCAAGGTTGAGAGAGAGCCTACTGCTCAACCAGTTACCAAGATGgaatttgaatttgagagaCGAAGGATAACTAAAGAAGATGTGCGAGAGCTTATATACCGAGAAATTCTTGAGTATCATCCTAAAATGTTGAAAGAGTTTTTAGATGGTTCAGAGCCAACTGGGTTCATGTATCCAAG TGCTGTTGACCATTTCAAGAAGCAATTTGCTTACCTTGAGGAGCACTATGGAAATGGTGCTCCTGTTGCTCCACCCGAGAGGCAGCATGCATCATTGCCCAG GCCATGTGTATTATATTCAGATAATACAATACAGAAGTCAGCAGAAGTCACCAATGATCTCTCCAAGTGTTCTATCAAAGAAATTGAGAAGCCACATGTAGACAGGAGTGATGGGATGCCAATGACAAGGCTTCCTCTTCAAGTTCCACAAAGTATTCAAG GTGCTGCAAGATCTGGGAAAGTTGCAAGTTCAGTGCTGCGTTACAATAATTGtggagcagcagcagcagagaaTCTTGACCAGCAAAGGATGGTCAGGAATCCAGCTATTTCAACTCAATACGCCACTGCAAACTGTTCATATCCAAGAAGAAACCCAGCCTGTAAAAATGAGAGGGGAGAAGATGAGGGGGTTGAAGGTCCCAATGGATTGCAGCCGAAGCCACAGTATATGGCAAGGAAAGTTGCTGCTGCCCAAGGTGGACCTGGAAATCACTGGTACTAA